From a single Lolium rigidum isolate FL_2022 chromosome 7, APGP_CSIRO_Lrig_0.1, whole genome shotgun sequence genomic region:
- the LOC124677763 gene encoding NAC domain-containing protein 87-like translates to MSDVTAVMDLGVEEPRLELPPGFRFHPTDEEVVTSYLTPKVLDKTFSCLVMADVDLNKCEPWDLPSKAKMGEKEWFFFVHKDRKYPTGMRTNRATESGYWKATGKDKEILRGKGRAAVLVGMKKTLVFYMGRAPHGTKTPWVMHEYRLDGRLPAHLPRSAKDEWAVCRVFNKDLAAKNAPQPPHAAAGGLLERTDSFAFLDDLLANADLPALVDSPYGAVEDDFAGASSSTSGAAAPAEPDMGFYHEVKTEQPAPPQPQPQQTQGPYYFSMPAAPTGIPSGVRAGYSQYHQGEGSQQDAIRRHCRPQAPSSSALLGPLLGAAEAEMPSLMPPTRQPSFLDLDDLSSDPLMDYTNMWKY, encoded by the exons ATGTCGGACGTGACGGCGGTGATGGACCTCGGGGTGGAGGAGCCGCGGCTGGAGCTGCCTCCGGGGTTCAGGTTCCACCCCACCGACGAGGAGGTGGTCACCAGCTACCTCACGCCCAAGGTGCTCGATAAGACCTTCTCCTGCCTCGTCATGGCCGACGTGGATCTCAACAAGTGCGAGCCATGGGATCTCCCAA GCAAGGCCAAGATGGGGGAGAAGGAGTGGTTCTTCTTCGTGCACAAGGACCGCAAGTACCCCACTGGTATGCGCACCAACCGCGCCACCGAGAGCGGCTACTGGAAGGCCACCGGCAAGGACAAGGAGATCCTCCGCGGCAAgggccgcgccgccgtcctcgtTGGCATGAAGAAGACGCTCGTCTTCTACATGGGCCGCGCCCCGCACGGCACCAAGACGCCGTGGGTCATGCACGAGTACCGCCTCGACGGCAGGCTCCCCGCCCACCTCCCCCGCTCCGCCAAG GACGAATGGGCCGTGTGCCGGGTGTTCAACAAAGACTTGGCGGCGAAGAATGCGCCGCAGCCGCCGcacgcggcggcgggcggcctgCTGGAGCGCACCGACTCCTTCGCCTTCCTCGACGACTTACTTGCCAACGCCGACCTGCCGGCGCTCGTGGACTCGCCCTACGGCGCCGTGGAGGACGacttcgccggcgcctcgtcctccacctccggcgctGCCGCGCCGGCGGAGCCGGACATGGGCTTCTACCACGAGGTCAAGACCGAGCAGCCGGccccgccgcagccgcagccccagcAGACGCAGGGCCCCTACTACTTCTCCATGCCGGCAGCGCCGACCGGCATCCCTAGCGGCGTCCGCGCCGGGTACTCGCAGTACCACCAGGGCGAGGGGAGCCAGCAGGACGCGATCAGGAGGCACTGCCGGCCTCAGGCGCCGTCGTCGTCTGCGCTCCTTGGCCCGCTCCTCGGCGCTGCCGAGGCGGAGATGCCATCCCTGATGCCGCCGACGAGGCAGCCGTCGTTCCTGGACCTGGACGACCTCTCCTCCGACCCGCTCATGGACTACACCAACATGTGGAAGTACTAA